TGATCACGCTGCCACCCGGTGACGATGATTTTTCCAATCGCATCAAGGCGATCAAGATTCGGTTTGTTCGGCAGCTGGCGGCGAGTGAGGAGCGGAATGCCGTACGTGTCCGCAAGGGGGAGCGAGGTATCTGGCAACGCCGTTTCTGGGAGCATGTCATTCGTGACCAGACGGATTTCAATCGCCACCTCGATTACATTCATCGCAATCCACTCAAGCATGGGCTGGTTACGCATGTTGCGGCATGGCCGTATTCGACTTTTCATCGCTATCTGGCCGCTGGTGTGTATCAGTCTGACTGGTGCGGGGTAGAGGATGCTCTGCGAGCACGGTAGCCTGGATTGAATGAAATGAAGCCCGACGTTTACCGCGTAATTCCAAGGTTGGCCGCATGCCCTGACGGTATTGCGGCCAACTTTGCTTTGTCTGTGGCGTCCATTACGCGGATGTAGCCGCTACTCATCGTTGCCACCCGGCAGTCGGGCGCGGCATCTACTGTTGATCATGAAAAACGCCCGCATGCAGCGGGCGTTGTCATGTCTGCGGCCAACGTTGGCCGCAAGCGGGCATCAGCATTCCACGATGTTTACCGGCACTTCGATCACGTTGATCGCCAGGCCGCCACGCGCGGTTTCCTTGTATTTGTTGCTCATGTCGCGGCCGGTGTCGCGCATGGTCTTGATCACCCGGTCCAGCGACACGAAGTGCTGGCCGTCGCCGCGCAGTGCCATGCGCGCGGCGTTGATGGCCTTCACTGCCGCCATGGCGTTGCGTTCGATGCACGGCACCTGTACCAGGCCGCCCACCGGGTCGCAGGTCAGGCCCAGGTTGTGTTCCATGCCGATTTCGGCGGCGTTTTCCACCTGTTCAGGCGTGCCGCCCAGCACCTCGGCCAGCGCGCCGGCGGCCATGGAACAGGCGGAACCGACTTCGCCCTGGCAGCCGACTTCGGCGCCGGAGATGGAGGCGTTGAGCTTGAACAGGATGCCGATGGCGCCGGCGGTAAGCAGGAAGCGCACCACACCGTCTTCGCTGGCATTGGGCACGAAGCGGGCGTAGTAGTGCAGCACCGCTGGGATGATGCCGGCCGCGCCGTTGGTGGGTGCGGTGACCACGCGGCCGCCACCGGCGTTTTCCTCGTTCACCGCCAGTGCGTACAGGTTTACCCAGTCCATCACCGTCAGCGGGTCGCGCAACGCGGCTTCCGGGGCGTTGGTGAGCTTGCGGTACAGGTCGGCGGCGCGGCGCTTCACTTTCATGCCGCCGGGCAGGATGCCTTCGTGGCTGCAGCCGCGCTGCACGCAGCTTTGCATCACCTGCCAGATCTGCAGCAGGCCGGCGCGTACTTCGTCCTCGCTACGCCAGGCCAGCTCGTTTTCCAGCATGATCTGGCTGATGCTCTTGCCTTCGCGCTGGCACAGGGCCAGCAGTTCGGCGCCGGTCTTGAACGGGTGCTTCAGTTCGGTAACGCCCGGCGGCACGAAGCCGGCGTCGATGGCGGCCTCATCCACCACGAAGCCGCCGCCTACCGAGTAATAGGCACGCTTGGACAGGCTGTTGCCGTCGGCGTCGAAGGCTTCGAAGATCATGCCGTTGGGGTGGTAGGGCAGGGCCTTGCGCTTGTACAGCAGCAGGTCTTCCGCCTCGTTGAAGGCAATGCGCTGCTGGCCGAGCAGGGTGATGGCCTTGTCGGCACGGATGGTGGCCAGCATCTGCGGCACGGCATCGGTGTCGACCAGGTCGGGCAGCTCGCCGGCCAGGCCCAGCAGCACCGCGGTATCGGTGCCGTGGCCTTTGCCGGTGGCGCCCAGAGAGCCGAACATTTCCGATTTCACGCGCGCGGTGGCGCTCAGCTGGCCATCCTTTTCCAGGCGGGCGATGAACTGGCGCGCGGCACGCATCGGGCCGACGGTGTGGGAGCTGGACGGGCCGATGCCGATCTTGAACAGGTCGAAAACACTGATAGCCATGCTGCTTCTCTTGTCTGGTTGTGGCGCCGCCGTGGGTTGGCGGCGCCCGGTTTACAGGGGGTGGCCCCGTGCTGTTGGATAACGCACCGCGGCCAGGGTTGGCCGCAGCGCTTAGAGCTTATTCACGATCTGCTGCGCTTCGGCGATACGGCGTTGAAAATACCTTCGGAATGCTCATTGACTCCATGTCAATTCCGCTTCCTCAGCCATTTTCGCCTTGTCTCGCTCTAGCTCACGAGATCGTGAACAAGCTCTTATTACTATTTAACGATAGACCGGATACGCGGCGCAAAGCTCCGCTACCTGGCGTTTTACGCGTGCACCCACTTCCGGGTTCTCGATATCGTCGAGGATGTCGCAGACCCAGTGCGCCACCTGGCGTGCCTCGGCTTCCTTGAAGCCACGGCTGGTGATGGCCGGGGTGCCGATGCGGATGCCGCTGGTCACGAACGGGCTTTGCGGATCGTTCGGCACCGCGTTCTTGTTCACGGTGATGTGAGCGGCGCCCAGCGCGGCATCGGCCGCCTTGCCGGTGAGGCCCTTGTCGATCAGGCTCAGCAGGAACAGGTGGTCGTCGGTCTTGCCGGACACGATGCTGTAGCCGCGGTCCTGGAACACCTTCACCATGGCGCGGGCGTTGGCCAGCACCTGTTTCTGGTAATCGACGAATTCCGGCTGCAGCGCCTCCTGGAACGCCACTGCCTTGGCGGCGATGACGTGCATCAGCGGGCCGCCCTGGATGCCGGGGAATACCACTGAGTTCAGCTTCTTCTCCAGTTCCGGGTTGGCCGCAGCCAGAATCAGGCCGCCACGCGGGCCGCGCAGGGTCTTGTGGGTGGTGGTGGTCACCACGTGGGCGTGCGGAATCGGGTTCGGGTACAGCCCGGCAGCCACCAGGCCGGCCACGTGGGCCATGTCCACGAACAGGTAGGCGCCGATGCTGTCGGCGATCTGGCGCATGCGCTTCCAGTCGACGATCAGCGAGTAGGCGGAGAAACCGGCCACGATCATCTTCGGCTGGTATTCGTTGGCCATGCGCTGCACTTCGTCATAGTCGATCTCGCCGGTGGCCGGGTTCAGGCCGTACTGCACGGCGTGGTAGATCTTGCCGGAGAAGTTGACCTTGGCGCCGTGGGTGAGGTGGCCGCCATGGGCCAGGCTCATGCCGAGCACAGTGTCGTGCGGCTCCAGCAGCGCCATGTAGACGGCGGCGTTGGCCTGGCTGCCGGAGTGCGGCTGCACGTTGGCGTAGTCGGCGCCGAACAGCTGCTTGGCGCGGTCAATGGCCAGCTGTTCCACCACGTCCACGTGTTCGCAGCCGCCGTAGTAGCGCTTGCCGGGGTAGCCCTCGGCGTATTTGTTGGTGAGCTGGCTGCCCTGGGCCTGCATCACGCGCGGGCTGGTGTAGTTTTCGGAGGCAATCAGCTCGATGTGGTCCTGCTGGCGCTGGTCTTCGGCCTGCATGGCGGCCCACAGGGCGTCGTCAAAGCCGGCAATCTGCATATCCTGGGTAAACATCGCGTATCTCCTGGTCGCCGGCGCAGGCGGCAAAACGTTGGCCGCACCGCGCCTTGAATAAAACGGGCGGTGATGGACGGACGGTCTGTGGAATGGCAGACAGGGTAATGGGGCGTCCGCCCGGTATCACCGGACGATGCCCCCTCTGTCCCTTTGCCTGAGAGATTGCGGCGCAGTATTGACTGGCCATGCTGCCTTCGGCGAGGCCGCGCGGTTGCGGGCCTACTCTCCAGAGTGCCTGACCAGTGCAGTTCTTTTGCCTGAGAGTTTCTGGGGCGATTCCCCTTCGGCGCTGCCGCTGGATCAGATCCGGGCAGTCTCTCCTGCACTGGTGGCGGCCAACCTTGCGATTGGCTGCGTAGCTTGGCGCAATCTAGAGAAGCTGGCCGTGGCTGTCAACGCATGTCGGACAGTATTCGATGTGCAGGTGCAGCATTGGTGTGGCTGGCTGACAGTAGTTAGCGCTTGCCGCCGGACAAGGGCTGCAGCCCGGATTTGCCGTTTGCGGGTGGTGATGGCATATCGCGCCAGAAGTTTCTTGCGCATTGCATATTGTCTACGGGGGCTATGGAATTTTTTGCGATTTAAACCTAACATATCGAAATTGCAAAGTTGTTTTAAATCAATTTTTTGCGACAGCATGGCGCAAATGCACGCAGAAAGTGCATGAAATTGTTTTCTGGCTATAACAGGAACGGGGCTCGCTCCCCGGTAGTAACATCCACTCACTTCAAAATCCAATAAACAGGGGAAGTATCTATCATGTCTTTGCGCGCAAAACTGATGACGTTCGTGCTGCTGGTAATTGCAGCACTGGCAGTCGTCTTCTGTAGCGTTGCCTACTGGAAGATGAGTGCCACGCTGGCAACCCAGATCGAAGGGCAGATCAAGATGGCTGCCGACAATAAGGTGAGCTTCGTATCAGAGTGGGTGCAGAGCAAGCAGCATATTGCTGCTTCGGTACTGCCGCGTTTCGGTACTGGCGAACTCAAGCCGATACTGGATCAGGCCAAGGCCGCCGGTGGCTTTGACGACATGTATATCGGCCAGCCGGACAAGACCATGACCCAGCCCACCGGGGCGACACCGGTACCGCCAGGCTATGACCCGACCGTACGGCCGTGGTACCTGGCTGCCAAGGATTCCGACGGTCCTATCGCTTCGCCTCCGTATATCGACGCTGCAACCAAGAAGCCGATCATCACCTTTGCCCAG
This Vogesella sp. LIG4 DNA region includes the following protein-coding sequences:
- a CDS encoding transposase, whose translation is MASYRRMFVAGGTYFLTVTLLERGSCLLVTHIDALRDAVRQTQRVRPFGIDGWVVLPDHFHCLITLPPGDDDFSNRIKAIKIRFVRQLAASEERNAVRVRKGERGIWQRRFWEHVIRDQTDFNRHLDYIHRNPLKHGLVTHVAAWPYSTFHRYLAAGVYQSDWCGVEDALRAR
- a CDS encoding L-serine ammonia-lyase, with the protein product MAISVFDLFKIGIGPSSSHTVGPMRAARQFIARLEKDGQLSATARVKSEMFGSLGATGKGHGTDTAVLLGLAGELPDLVDTDAVPQMLATIRADKAITLLGQQRIAFNEAEDLLLYKRKALPYHPNGMIFEAFDADGNSLSKRAYYSVGGGFVVDEAAIDAGFVPPGVTELKHPFKTGAELLALCQREGKSISQIMLENELAWRSEDEVRAGLLQIWQVMQSCVQRGCSHEGILPGGMKVKRRAADLYRKLTNAPEAALRDPLTVMDWVNLYALAVNEENAGGGRVVTAPTNGAAGIIPAVLHYYARFVPNASEDGVVRFLLTAGAIGILFKLNASISGAEVGCQGEVGSACSMAAGALAEVLGGTPEQVENAAEIGMEHNLGLTCDPVGGLVQVPCIERNAMAAVKAINAARMALRGDGQHFVSLDRVIKTMRDTGRDMSNKYKETARGGLAINVIEVPVNIVEC
- the glyA gene encoding serine hydroxymethyltransferase, with the translated sequence MFTQDMQIAGFDDALWAAMQAEDQRQQDHIELIASENYTSPRVMQAQGSQLTNKYAEGYPGKRYYGGCEHVDVVEQLAIDRAKQLFGADYANVQPHSGSQANAAVYMALLEPHDTVLGMSLAHGGHLTHGAKVNFSGKIYHAVQYGLNPATGEIDYDEVQRMANEYQPKMIVAGFSAYSLIVDWKRMRQIADSIGAYLFVDMAHVAGLVAAGLYPNPIPHAHVVTTTTHKTLRGPRGGLILAAANPELEKKLNSVVFPGIQGGPLMHVIAAKAVAFQEALQPEFVDYQKQVLANARAMVKVFQDRGYSIVSGKTDDHLFLLSLIDKGLTGKAADAALGAAHITVNKNAVPNDPQSPFVTSGIRIGTPAITSRGFKEAEARQVAHWVCDILDDIENPEVGARVKRQVAELCAAYPVYR